In Pseudomonas abieticivorans, the genomic window GCGAACCTGATGTTTCCAAGGGATCGACCAATTGTTCCATATAAATACAAAAACCGTATACAGATTTTGTTCCGAATGGCCGATTCAGGCGTGTGGCCAAGCCTTGCCTATACTTTCCCGATCCCAAGCCCATCAGCTTAGACGGGCCACCATAACAAGAGGGCGGCAGCATGGATCATTTGGTATTGACGGTTTTCGCGCCCGATAAACCAGGGCAGGTCGAACGCATCGCCCAATGCATCGCCGAGCACAATGGCAACTGGCTGGAGAGCCGCATGTCGCGCATGGCCGGGCAGTTCGCCGGCATTTTGCGGGTGGCAGTGCCTAACGAGACCTATGAGGAATTGGTGGGGGCGCTGCACGGCCTGGCCGACCATGGCATCCGGGTGCTGATCGCCGAGAGCGGTATCGAGCAGGCGTGTACCTGGAAACCCATTGCCATGGAGCTGATCGGTAACGACCGGCCTGGCATCGTGCGTGATATCACCCGCTTGCTGACCGAGCAGGGCGTCAATGTCGAGCGCCTGGTCACTGACGTGCGCCCGGCACCGATGAGCAGCGAGCCGCTGTTCCATGCCGAGGCTGTATTGGGGGTGCCGTTGAACCTGCCTCTGGATCAGTTGCAGGCGCGGCTGGAAACCTTGGCGGATGATTTGATGGTGGAGTTGGTGTTGCGTACGGATGCTTGAGCCAATACGCCGCTCCTGCACAGGGGAGTCGGCGTGGAGGGGTATCAGCGCTTGCTGCGCAAGCTCAACCACGCATCGACGCTGTACACCGCAAGCCCGGCCCAAATGAATAGGAATGCCGTGAGGTTGCTGGCCGTCAGGTGTTCGCCATACAAGGTTACCGCCAGCAACAGCACCAGAGTCGGCGCCAGGTACTGCAGAAAGCCCAGCGTGGTGTAGGGCAAGTGCCGGGCCGCGGCGTTGAAGCTCACCAGCGGCACCAGGGTGATGGGCCCCGCCAACATCAACAGCAAGCCCTGCGCGCTGCTCCAGAACTCAGGCTGGGCGCTTTGCGCTTCGGTGTTCAGCGCCAACCAGACAATCGCCACGGGCACCAGCATCCAGGTTTCCACCACCAGCCCCGGCAGCGCCTTGACGGGTGCTTGCTTGCGGATCAGCCCATAGAAGCCAAAAGTCAGTGCCAGTGCCAGGGAGATCCAGGGCAGGCTGCCCACGTGCCAGATCTGCTGCGCAACGCCAATCACGGCCAACGCCACGGCCACCCACTGCATGCGCCGCAAGCGCTCACCCAAAAGCAGCATGCCCAACAACACGTTCACCAGCGGGTTGATGTAGTAACCCAGGCTCGCTTCAAGCATGCGCCCGTTGTTTACCGCCCACACGTAGATCAGCCAGTTGGCCGCGATCAGCAACCCGCTACCGGCCAGGATCGCCAGCCGACTCGGGTTGTCGCGCAGTTCCCGCCACCAGTTGGGGTGTTTCCAGACCACGAGCAACAGTGAGCCGAAAAACGCCGACCAGAGCACCCGGCTGACGATGATCTCCACCGCCGGCACCGCCTGGATGGCTTTGAAATAGAGCGGGAACAGACCCCAGCAGATGTAGGCCGTGAGGCCCAGAATGTACCCGCGACGCGGGTTGGCGGCTTGCATGCAAAATCCTTAGAAGGTGGAGCAGCTTGAAGCTTCAAGCTACGAGCTTCAAGTAAGTGCAGGTTGGCGTATGGCGTATGGCGTATGGCTTGCAGCAACTCCTAGAAAAGCTTTAAGGGCTCTTCATTGAGTGCCGCCAGTTGCTCGCGCAAGGCCAGTACCTGGTCGCCCCAATAGCGTTCGGTGCCAAACCAGGGAAAGCTACGGGGGAACGCCGGGTCGTCCCAACGGCGTGCCAGCCAAGCACTGTAATGCATCAGGCGCAGGGCGCGCAGGGGTTCTATCAACGCCAGTTCGCGAGGGTTGAAGTCGTGGAACTCGCTGTAGCCATCCATCAGTTCCGACAACTGGCCCATGCATTCCTGGCGATCACCGGCCAGCATCATCCACAGGTCCTGTACGGCCGGGCCCATGCGGCAGTCGTCCAGGTCGACGATATGGAATACCTCGTCGCGGCACATCATGTTGCCCGGGTGGCAATCACCGTGCATGCGGATGTTCTGGTGCGGGGTTTCCTTGTACACCTGCTCCACGCGCTTGAGCACATCACGGGCAACGGACTCGTAGGCCGGCAATAGGCTGCGGGGGATGAAGTTGCCTTCAAGCAGGGTGTCCAAGGAATCGTGGCCGAAGTTCTTCACGCCCAGTGCCTCGCGGTGCTCGAACGGGCGGGTGGCGCCCACGGCATGCAAGCGGCCGAGCAGTTGGCCCAGCCGATACAGCTGGTCGAGATTGCCTGGCTCTGGCGCGCGGCCACCGCGGCGCGGGAACAGCGTGAAACGAAAGCCCGCGTGCTCGAACAGGCTGGCGCCGTTGTGCACCATGGGCGCGACCACCGGCACTTCGCAGTCGGCAAGCTCGGCAGTGAAGGCGTGTTCTTCCAGTATCGCCTCGTTGGTCCAGCGCGCAGGGCGGTAGAACTTGGCGATCAGTGGCTCGGCATCTTCGATGCCAACCTGGTAAACCCGGTTCTCGTAGCTGTTGAGCGCCAGGACGCGGGCGTCGCTCAAAAAGCCGATGCTTTCGACGGCATCGAGGACCAGATCGGGTGTCAGTGTTGCAAACGGGTGGGACATGCTCACTCCTGCGCGCAGCAGGCTGCCGCGTCCGGCCTCCCATGGTAGCGCAGACGCAGCGTTAAAGGGGCACTGCGATCAGGTGCCGATCACGCCACCGTCCTCGCGGCTGATGGCCATGACCGAAGAGCGGGGTTTGCCGCCCGGCAAATGCTCGGGGAAGGTCGAACCGCCGTTTTCGCCAGGGTGCTGAATGCCAACGAACAGCGTCTTGTGGTCGGGGGCGAAGCTGATGCCCGTGACCTCGCAGCCCACCGGGCCAACCATGAAACGGCGGATCTCGCCGCTGTGCGGGTCGGCGCAGAGCATCTGGTTATTGCCCATGCCAGCAAAGTCGCCGGTGTTGCTGACATCGCCGTCGGTCAGTATCCACAGGCGCCCGGCGTCGTCGAAACCCAGGCCGTCGGGGCTGTTGAACATATTCTGCGCGGTGATATTGGCCGAGCCCGCCTTGGTGTTGCCGGGGTGGGCGAGAGGATTGCCGGCCACCACGAACAAGTCCCAACTGAAGGTCATGGCGCCGTGGTCGCCTGCCGACTCGCGCCAGCGCAGGATTTGCCCGTAGACGTTCTTGTCCCGTGGGTTGGGGCCGCCGGCCGGTTGGCCTTCCTCGCCGCGCTTGATGTTGTTGGTGAGGGTGCAATAAACCTGGCCGTCCTTGGGGCTGACCACGATCCACTCGGGGCGGTCCATGCGCGTGGCCTTCAGGTGGCTGGCGGCTAACCGTGCATGGATCAGCACCTCGGCTTGGCTGGCGAAGCCGTTGCTGGCGTCCAGGCCGTGTTTGCCGTGGGTCAGTTCGACCCATTCGCCGCGCCCCTTGGGCCGGTCAGGGTTGTTGTCGCCGGCGTCGAAACGGGCGACGTACAGCGTGCCATGGTCGAGCAGGTCGCGCTTGCCGGATGCGATGGCGTCGCGGCTGATGAACTTGTAGATGAACTCGCCGCGCTCATCATCGCCCATGTAGACCACGGCGCGACCGTCGGCGGTTTGCGCCAGGGCGGCATTTTCGTGCTTGAAGCGGCCCAAGGCCGTTCGTTTGATTGGTGTGGATTTAGGATCGAACGGGTCGATTTCCACCACCCAGCCGTGACGGTTCAGTTCGTTGGGGTTCTTGGCCATGTCGAAACGTGGATCGTGGGGGTGCCAGTTCACATCTTTACTGGCAACTGTCACGCCGTAGCGCTTTTGCGCGGCATCGTAGGCTTGCGCGTTGTTACTGCTGCCGAAGCAGTCGGTGAAGTTTTCTTCGCAGGTGAGGTAGGTGCCCCATGGCGTCTTGCCGTTCGCACAGTTCTGGAAGGTGCCCAGCACGTGGGTGCCGCTGGGGTCGGCGGCGGTCTTGAGCAGGTCGTGGCCGGCTGCCGGGCCGCTGACCGTGATCGGCGCGTTGCCGTGGATGCGTCGGTTGTAGGGCGAGCCCTGCACGAACTGCCACTGGCCGCCCTTGCGCTGTACCTCGATCACCGATACGCCTTCGCAGGCCAGGGCCTTGCGCACCTCCTCGGCCGACTGCGGCGCGCCGCCATGGGCGTACAGGTAGCGGTAGTTGGTGTATTCGTTGTTGATTGCCATCAGTGCGCGGTCGGGCTCGCCAGGGAACGGGAACAGGCTCATGCCGTCGTTGTTGTCGCCGAACTGGGCTTCCTGGTCTTGCGCGCTGCCTTGGCCGCTGGGGTCGAAGGCGGGGCCGCCCTTGTGCAGGGGTTGGCCCCAACTGATCAACACCTGGGCCTTGTAGCCGGGCGGCAGGCTGATGCTGTCGGCGGTAGCGGCGGCGATCGGATCGAAGCCCAGCAACGGGCTTTGGCTGACGACCGCCGCCAGCGCGCTGCGGCTCAATGTGCCGCCACCCAGAAACATTGCTGCGCCGAACAGCGCACCGGCGCCAATGAATTTACGACGGCTGAGGCCAACCATCTGTTCAAGGTCGGTGGTTTGGTTTTCTTCTAATAGCTGCATGATCAGGCTCCCTGCGGTTAGGCAGGTGACGCTAATCGGTGGTTGTGACGGATTGGTTGCAGTACATATTTGGCAATACCTTCTTCAGCAGGCCCTGTAGGAGCGGATTTATCCGCGAAAAGGCCACTGCGGTTTGTTAGGCAGGTTGCGTCGTCTGCTTCGCGGATAAATCCGCTCCTACATGCCACCGTTCTGTAGGATTTATCCGCGAAGGCGTCTGCCTATATTCAACGATTTTTTTCGCAGGTTCATCCTACAGGGCGTGTTCACGAAGGCAAACAACATCGACAAAGCCGACGAGGCGCTGGAGGCTCACGTATTCTGCGCCACCGCCAGAGCTTCACACCCCTCATGCAACAGTTGATAAGCCACATCGGCTACAGCGCTGAGGTCTTTGCCTTCTGCAAAGCTAGTGTTCATGCAGGAGAGGCTTCCCATCAGGTTGCGGATGGTTTGGAAGCGGCGGTCGGCGAATTCGATCAGGTCGCGAGGGGTTGCGCTGGGGTTGATAAGGAGGATTGGGGTTGCAGTATTTAGTTCATTCATGATGTTTTTCCGGAGCATTAAATGATCCGCCAGCATCATTTGCACATGATGGGTGGCGGCTGTGCGCAGGTGTGCAAAACCGAGCTCCAGAGTCGGCAGACCCGCAGGTCTCCCGCGCACAGCCACCATAGCTGAACAACAGGCATAAATATGCCTGTTGCACAGATCAAGCGCCATAGCACTGCAGCACGGGTTTGCACGCCCGGTCGTTAATTTGGAAACGACGGAATGACTATAGGGTGCGGGAGGTGAGGGTGACAGATAGCTACGTCCGAGAGTGCTGTAGGAAAAATCTCAGATATCAATTTTTAAGCCATGAGCACGCTGCCCCGGCAGTTTCGCTATGGCATGTATTTTTTATTTCGAAAAAACCAATGTGTTGGCTTTTTATCGGAGGGGAAGCATTTGCATTGAAAGACTGCTGCTATTAATGCTGTCCAGCGGATAAGTTCGTCGTCTGCGAAAGAATAAAAATATTCGGCAAGGAATAAGGGTTTTCCAAATTTTGCTATGTTTATATGTGCAGTTCCGCAAAAAAAAGAAAGCAGAATGCTAGCGAGCGGCCAGCGAAAAGTTGGGCGAGGGCCTGATGAAAAATTGGAAACTGTTCTGCATGCAATGAACGTGACCAAAGAGAGGGTGCAGTAGATAGCATAAATGGTGGTCGGGTTGTCACTTATCATTGTTCAGCTCGTCGTGCATTGATATGATTGTTGCTGCGTTTCCGAAGCTTTCCACGAGCAGCGAAATCTCCCCCATCGCTTTATAACCGCGCACATAGTCCTGTTGTATGTGCCTAAATAGGCGCCAGCTTTCAGGTTTTATAACGCCCCGCAGTAGCCCATACCCTGACATTCCTAAGTCAATTGCCCCATAAGCTATATTACCCTCAGCCTCACTTCTTCCAAGCGCTTTGGAAACATGCTGATAACCCTTTCTCAAAAAGCCTTGTGCATTCGAACGACGCTATATTAGATTTTGTCCGTTCTCATAGACGTTGTTGGGCATGTCGACGTTGAGGTTGGCGATCTGGCCACCTGAGATTTCAATGGTGTAGTACTTTTCTCGGCCGCCGGACTCGGAAACTCGATAAAAGGAGATTTTGCAGTGCAACTCTCCCCTGTTCGCCAAGGCTTGGGCCAGTAGTGGGGAGGCTGCATCGATGTGTTTGGTGATGATGATGGGGTAATGGTAGAGCGATGGACGTTCCCGATGTTGGCCATGTTGTGAGTCAAGGACAGCACCATGATCTCGTTACGATGCTCGACCTGGCACTTGTTACCGATGGAGTCCTGAGTGGAGCACCCCGCGGAAATAAGCCCTTGAGTCGTTCCCGTTATGGTCATGTAGCCGTGGTTGGCCATCGCGAGATCATCCGAAAAATGTGTAATCGCGAAACTTACAGACCAATATCAAGAAACTAAATCAGCCGATTCCCGATTTTTTGTAGGATGCATCGCCTGTATGCCGGTTTACAAAGGCGTCCCCAGCAACACATACCCAGGTGCGAAAGAAACCAGCACCCTGCCACCCGCTTGCAGGCGCAACTCATCAACCCGCGCCGCGTCCGCCAATGCACACAACGTCTGCCCGTTCCGCAAGCCGATCCGCACTTCGCTCGGCCCTTGGAGGTCGGTAATGATCTGCTCGACTTGCCCCAGCAGCCCGCTGTGCTGCGCCGGGCAAGTTTCGTGCGGGCCATGTAACTCCAACCAGCCGGCCTTGATCAACGCCACTACTTCGCTGCCCACCTCTAACTCAAGCTGCACGGTGCTCTCATGGGTGATCTGGGCGGTGAGGGCGTACTCGCCGCCCAGGTCCAGGGTGATCAGGTCATTGCGGCCTTGGGCGACGATGGCGCTGACGCGGCCCTGCAATTGGTTGCGCGCACTGGTGCGCATCATCAGGCGGCTGAGCAGGTCGAGGTCGCCGGCTTCTTCGGCTGCTTCCAGCACCTGGGCTTGCAGCGATTGCAGGCGCAGGTACAGGCGCAACACCCGTTCACCTTCACTTGAAAGTTTGGCGCCACCGCCACCCTTGCCGCCGACCGCACGCTCGACCAACGGCTTGGGCGTGAGGTTGTTCAGTTCGTCGATCGCATCCCACGTGGCCTTGTAGCTCAGCCCGGCGCTTTTGGCGGCGCGGGTAATGGAACCTTGCTCGGCGATGTGCTGCAGCAGGGCGATGCGTTGCGGGCGGCGGGCAATGTACTGGGTCAGCAGGGCGGAAATCGGCATGGGGGGCGCGCTGTATCTGGTTTTATATAGCGTTGGACGTTGCCCGCAAGCCTTGGCCAAGTCAAGCGCTGCCAGGCTTTGGCGTGCGCGCCAGGCAGTACACGTCGACCCGCGCAGCCCCGGCCTTGAGCAATAGCAGCGCCAGGGCCTGGGCGGTGGCGCCGGTGGTCAGCACATCGTCGACCAGCGCCAGGTGGCGGCCCTTGATGCGTGCGCCGGGGGCCAGGGTGAAGGCGCCCTGCAGGTTGCGTAGGCGGGCGCGGGCGTTCAGTTCCTGCTGGGCCTGGGTGTCGTGGGGGCGCAGCAACATGTGCTCGTCGCAGGGGATGTTCAGCTGTTTGCCCAGCCAACCGGCCACCATGGCAGCCTGGTTGTAGCCGCGCTGGCGCAGGCGTTTACGGCCCATGGGCACCGGCAGCAGGCAGCCTGGGCGGGGTAGGCCTTCGTCGAATCGGTGCGCCAGCCAGTGCCCTAGCAGTTCGCTTAACAAGCGCCCGATGGGCCAGCGGCCGTGATGTTTGAAGCGGTTGACCAAGGCGTCCAGCGGAAAGCCGAAATGCCAAGGCGCCTCTACTCGGGTGAACGCAGGCGATTGGCGGTTGCAGGCGCCACAGAGCATGCCGGTGATAGGCAAGGGCAGGGCGCACCTTTCGCAGCGCTGGTCCAGCCAGGGCAGTTCGGCCTCGCAGGGCACGCATAGCGGGTAGGCCTGATCGGTGGGCTCATCGCATAACAAGCAGGTGTGGTTGTTTTTTGACCAGATGTAAACCGAGCGTCCGTGACCAGGTTGACAGTTCATGCGTCTTCCTTAAATATGCCCAATAACCGTGTCGCGCCTGTGGGTTATCCATGACCCCAGCGCCAGCCCAAGCATAAACAAGGAATCGCCCATGAGCGCCAGCACAACTGCAACGCTTCGTCACGACTGGTCTCTGGCCGAGGTCAAAGCCCTGTTCGTTCAGCCGTTCAACGACCTGTTGTTCCAGGCGCAAAGCGTGCACCGGGCGCATTTCGATGCCAACCGCGTCCAGGTTTCCACCCTGCTGTCGATCAAGACCGGCGCCTGCCCGGAAGACTGCAAGTACTGCCCGCAGTCCGGCCACTACAACACCGGCCTTGAAAAAGAAAAGCTGATGGAAGTGCAGAAGGTGCTTGAAGAGGCCGCCCGCGCCAAGGCCATCGGCTCGACCCGTTTTTGCATGGGCGCGGCCTGGAAGCACCCGTCTGCCAAGGACATGCCCTACGTGTTGAAGATGGTGGCGGGCGTCAAGGCCATGGGCCTGGAAACCTGCATGACCCTGGGCAAGCTGGACCAGGAGCAAACCGCTGCCCTGGCTGAAGCAGGCCTGGACTACTACAACCACAACCTGGACACCTCGCCTGAGTTCTACGCCAGCATCATCACCACCCGTACCTACGGCGAGCGCCTGCAAACCCTGGCCTACGTACGTGACGCGGGCATGAAGATCTGCTCGGGCGGGATCCTGGGCATGGGCGAGTCGCTGGACGACCGCGCAGGGCTGCTGATCCAGCTGGCCAACCTGCCGGAGCACCCGGAATCGGTGCCGATCAACATGCTGGTGAAAGTCGCCGGTACGCCGCTGGAAAACGCCGAAGACATCGACCCCTTCGATTTCATCCGCATGCTGGCCGTGGCTCGTATCCTGATGCCGCAATCGCATGTGCGCCTGTCCGCTGGCCGCGAAGCGATGAACGAACAGATGCAGGCCCTGGCTTTCCTGGCGGGCGCCAACTCGATTTTCTACGGCGACAAACTGCTGACCACGGCCAACCCGCAGGCCGACAAGGACATGCAACTGTTCGCCCGCCTGGGTATCCAGCCCGAAGCGCGCGAAGAGCACGCCGATGAAGTGCACCAGGCCGCGATCGAACAAGCGTTGGTCGAGCAGAAAAGCAGCGAACTGTTCTACGACGCTGCGTCTGCCTGATTCATGGCCTTCAATCTGAGCGCTCGCCTGGCCGAGCGCCGGGCGGCAGACCTGTATCGCCAGCGGCCCTTGCTGGAAACCCCGCAGGGGCCTTTGGTGGTGGTCGATGGCCAGCCGCTGCTGGCTTTTTGCAACAACGACTACCTGGGCCTGGCCAACCACCCCGAGGTGATTGCCGCTTGGCGTGCTGGCGCCGAGCGCTGGGGCGTGGGCGGCGGTGCCTCGCACCTGGTGATCGGCCACAGTGGCCCCCACCATGCCCTTGAAGAAGCCCTGGCCGACTTGACCGGACGCCCGCGTGCGCTGCTGTTTTCCACCGGCTACATGGCCAACCTGGGTGCGGTCACGGCGCTGGTGGGGCAGGGCGACACGGTGTTGGAAGACCGCCTTAACCATGCCTCGTTGCTGGATGCCGGCCTGCTGAGTGGGGCGCGCTTCAACCGCTATTTGCATAACGATGCCGCCAGCCTGGAAAACCGCCTGGAGAAAGCCGTCGGCAATACCCTGGTGGTGACCGACGGCGTGTTCAGCATGGATGGTGACATTGCCGACCTGCCGGCCCTGGCCCGCGCCGCCAAGGCCAAGGGCGCCTGGCTGATGGTGGATGACGCCCATGGCTTCGGCCCACTGGGTAACAATGGCGCCGGTATCGTCGAGCATTTCGGCTTGGGCTGCGATGACGTACAGGTGCTGGTGGGTACCCTGGGCAAGGCGTTTGGTACCGCTGGCGCCTTTGTTGCCGGCAGTGAAGAATTGGTCGAAAGCATGATCCAGTTTGCCCGCCCATACATCTACACCACCAGCCAACCGCCGGCGCTGGCCTGCGCCACGCTCAAAAGCCTGGAGTTGCTGCGCAGCGAGCATTGGCGTCGCGAACATTTGGATGCGTTGATCCGCCAGTTCCGCCAAGGCGCCGAGCAGATTGGCCTGCAATTGATGGACAGTTTCACGCCCATCCAACCGATCTTGATCGGTGACGCCGGGCGTGCGGTCAAACTCTCGCAGATGTTGCGCGAGCGTGGGTTGATGGTCACCGCGATTCGCCCACCGACCGTGCCGGCGGGCAGCGCGCGTTTGCGTGTCACCCTGTCGGCCGCCCACAGCGAGGCGCAGGTGCAGCTATTGTTGAATGCATTGGCAGACTGCTACCCGTTGCTGGAGCCGAGCGATGCGTGACCGTTTGATTCTGCTGCCCGGCTGGGGCCTGGGTATTTCGGTGCTGGAGCCGCTGGCCGCGGCCTTGCAGGGGTTGGATGAGCACTTGCGGGTCGAGATCGAGCCGTTGCCGGACTTACCCACCAGTGACCTGGCCGAATGGTTGGACGAGCTGGATGCCGACCTGCCGCAAGACGTCTGGCTGGGTGGCTGGTCGCTAGGCGGCATGCTCGCCGCAGAACTGGCGGCGCGGCGCGGTGACCGATGCTGCGGGCTGGTCACGCTGGCCAGCAACCCGTGTTTCGTGGCCCGGGCCGAGTGGCCCAGCGCGATGCACGGGGAAACCTTCGATGCTTTCCTGGCCGGTTGCGCGAGCGATCCGCAAGCCACCCTCAAGCGCTTCAGCCTGCTCTGCGCCCAAGGCGCCGCCCAAGACCCGCGCGGCCTGGCACGCCTGCTCAATGCCGGTGCGCCAACGGCGTCGGTCGACAGTTTGCGCCATGGCCTGGAGTTGTTGGCGAACCTGGACATACGCGCAGCGCTGCAACATTACCCTGGCCCGCAGTTTCATCTGTTTGCCGGGCTGGATGCCTTGGTGCCTGCCGAAGCCGCCAACGACCTGCTGACGCTGCTGCCTGATATCGAAGTGGGCGTGATCGAGCAGGCCAGCCACGCTTTCCCCCTGGAGGACCCGCATGAATTGGCGGCGGCCATCCAGGCTTTCCTGCACGAGTCCGGTGATGACTGACCTTTCCCAGCCCACGCTACCTGGCGCCTTGCCTGACAAACGTCAGGTTGCAGCTTCCTTTTCCCGCGCCGCGACCAGTTATGACAGCGTTGCCGACTTGCAGCGCGCCGTCGGTTCGGCGTTGATCGAGCGCTTGCCCGCCATGGCGCAACCGGCCCGTTGGGTCGACCTGGGCAGTGGCACCGGCTACTTCAGCCGCGCCTTGGCCGAGCGTTACGGTGCCGATGCCGGTACTGCCGTGGACATTGCCGAAGGCATGTTGCGCCATGCCCGTACCTTGGGCGGTGCCAGCCACTACGTGGTGGGCGACGCCGAGCGCTTGCCGTTGCGCAGTGCAAGCGTCGACTTGATGTTTTCCAGCCTGGCGGTGCAATGGTGCAGCGATTTCGCCTCAGTGCTGAGCGAAGCGCTGCGTGTGCTCAAGCCTGGCGGTACCTTTGCCTTCGCCAGCCTGTGCGTGGGTACCCTGCAAGAGTTGCGCGACAGTTGGCAGGCGGTAGACGGCATGGTGCACGTGAACCGCTTCCGCCGTTTCGAGGATTACCAGCAACTGTGCGCCGCCAGCGGCCTGCAGTTATCGACCCTGACGCGCCTGCCGCATGTGCTGTACTACGCTGATGTAAGGGGGCTGACCCATGAATTGAAAGCCCTTGGTGCGCACAACATCAATCCCGGCAGGCCAGGTGGCCTTACCGGGCGCGCGCGCATGACCGGGCTGCTTGAAGCCTACGAGCGCTTTCGCCAACCTCAGGGGCTGCCGGCGACTTACCAGGTGGTGTACGCCGTGCTGCACAAACCGCTGGAACAGGGGCACGCGAAGTGAGCCAGAGCTATTTCATCGCCGGCACCGATACCGATGTCGGCAAAACCACCATCGCCGCCGGCCTGCTACATGCCGCGCGGCTCAATGGCCTGAGCACCTTGGCCGCCAAGCCTGTGGCCTCCGGCTGTGAAGTCACCCCCAAGGGGCTACGCAACGCCGACGCCCTGGCCCTGATGGCCGAAAGCTCGATCCAGTTAAGCTACGAAGCGGTCAACCCGATCGCTTTCGAACCGCCCATCGCGCCGCACCTGGCCGCCCGTGAAGCCGGCGTGGCCTTGAGCGTGCAGGCTCTGTTGGGGCCAATGCGGGACATTCTTGCCCACGGGGCCGACTTTACCTTGATCGAAGGGGCGGGTGGCTGGCGTGTGCCGCTGTCTGACCAAGCCAACCTGTCGGACCTGGCCGTGGCGCTCAAGCTGCCGGTGATTCTAGTGGTGGGTGTGCGCCTGGGCTGCATCAATCACGCCCTGCTGACGGCCGAAGCCATTGCCCGTGACGGTTTGCAACTGGCCGGCTGGGTGGCTAACGTGATCGATGGCAAGACCTCACGGCTTGAAGAGAATCTCGCCACCTTGGCCGAACGCTTGCCTGCACCTTGCCTGGGCCGCGTGCCACGGTTGAAGGTGATGACTGCCGCAGCGGTGGCCGAGCACCTGCAGCTGGATTTGCTGGACTAGATTTTGTCTATGGCAGGGCACTGTGCCATTAGTGTTTTTGACGGGTATTTTTTGACGCGCTCTGTTTCAATGGGCGCTCATTCGCTTTACGCCTGATGGAGTTTCACATGCAAATCTCAGGGGGCAGTGCCTATTACGCCGGTCTGAGCGCCATTCAGTCAGGCGTTGCGCGCGCCGACCAGGCTGCCAGCCAGATCGCCAGCAGCGCGGTCGACCGTTCCACCACCAACCAATCCACGGTGTCCCAGGCCGATCGTCTGTTTTCGGTGGACCGCAGCCAGCAGCAAAACCTGGCCGGCAGCAGCGTTGAGCTGGTGCAAGCCAAGGTGCAAGTCGAGGCGGGCGTGAAGGTTGAAAAAGCGTCCGACGAAATGCTCGGTACCCTGATCGATACCTACGCCTGACCCTGCCCACCGGGTGATGCGCGCCCGCGCATCATCGGCGCCGTACCCATCGCTCTACTAAACTTCATGTATCCCGCCCAGGGTCTTTTGTACGCTGAAGCTGCCCTGTGCCTGCCATTCGGCGGGGCGGATTCATTTCGTCTTCATGCAGGGTGCTTGACAAGATTTCGGCGTAAACGTATGTTTCAAACAACTGTTTGACCGAAAGCCATCGGCGCTTGCTGGTCCGTTGCGGTCACCCTATCCAGGATTCATCAGCAGAGGTTTATCGCTATGCCTGAATACAAAGCCCCCTTGCGTGATATTCGCTTCGTTCGTGACGAGTTGCTCGGCTACGAAGCGCATTATCAAAGCCTGCCGGCTTGCCAGGACGCCACCCCGGACATGGTTGACGCCATCCTCGAGGAAGGTGCCAAGTTTTGTGAACAGGTGTTGGCACCGCTGAACCGTGTGGGTGACACCGAAGGCTGCACCTGGAGCGAGTCGGGCGTGCAGACGCCGACCGGCTTCAAGGCTGCCTACAAGCAATTCGTCGAAGGCGGCTGGCCGAGCC contains:
- a CDS encoding glycine cleavage system protein R, whose amino-acid sequence is MDHLVLTVFAPDKPGQVERIAQCIAEHNGNWLESRMSRMAGQFAGILRVAVPNETYEELVGALHGLADHGIRVLIAESGIEQACTWKPIAMELIGNDRPGIVRDITRLLTEQGVNVERLVTDVRPAPMSSEPLFHAEAVLGVPLNLPLDQLQARLETLADDLMVELVLRTDA
- a CDS encoding serine/threonine protein kinase; this encodes MSHPFATLTPDLVLDAVESIGFLSDARVLALNSYENRVYQVGIEDAEPLIAKFYRPARWTNEAILEEHAFTAELADCEVPVVAPMVHNGASLFEHAGFRFTLFPRRGGRAPEPGNLDQLYRLGQLLGRLHAVGATRPFEHREALGVKNFGHDSLDTLLEGNFIPRSLLPAYESVARDVLKRVEQVYKETPHQNIRMHGDCHPGNMMCRDEVFHIVDLDDCRMGPAVQDLWMMLAGDRQECMGQLSELMDGYSEFHDFNPRELALIEPLRALRLMHYSAWLARRWDDPAFPRSFPWFGTERYWGDQVLALREQLAALNEEPLKLF
- a CDS encoding TOBE domain-containing protein — its product is MPISALLTQYIARRPQRIALLQHIAEQGSITRAAKSAGLSYKATWDAIDELNNLTPKPLVERAVGGKGGGGAKLSSEGERVLRLYLRLQSLQAQVLEAAEEAGDLDLLSRLMMRTSARNQLQGRVSAIVAQGRNDLITLDLGGEYALTAQITHESTVQLELEVGSEVVALIKAGWLELHGPHETCPAQHSGLLGQVEQIITDLQGPSEVRIGLRNGQTLCALADAARVDELRLQAGGRVLVSFAPGYVLLGTPL
- a CDS encoding ComF family protein; the protein is MNCQPGHGRSVYIWSKNNHTCLLCDEPTDQAYPLCVPCEAELPWLDQRCERCALPLPITGMLCGACNRQSPAFTRVEAPWHFGFPLDALVNRFKHHGRWPIGRLLSELLGHWLAHRFDEGLPRPGCLLPVPMGRKRLRQRGYNQAAMVAGWLGKQLNIPCDEHMLLRPHDTQAQQELNARARLRNLQGAFTLAPGARIKGRHLALVDDVLTTGATAQALALLLLKAGAARVDVYCLARTPKPGSA
- the rarD gene encoding EamA family transporter RarD; translated protein: MQAANPRRGYILGLTAYICWGLFPLYFKAIQAVPAVEIIVSRVLWSAFFGSLLLVVWKHPNWWRELRDNPSRLAILAGSGLLIAANWLIYVWAVNNGRMLEASLGYYINPLVNVLLGMLLLGERLRRMQWVAVALAVIGVAQQIWHVGSLPWISLALALTFGFYGLIRKQAPVKALPGLVVETWMLVPVAIVWLALNTEAQSAQPEFWSSAQGLLLMLAGPITLVPLVSFNAAARHLPYTTLGFLQYLAPTLVLLLAVTLYGEHLTASNLTAFLFIWAGLAVYSVDAWLSLRSKR
- a CDS encoding PhoX family protein, with the protein product MQLLEENQTTDLEQMVGLSRRKFIGAGALFGAAMFLGGGTLSRSALAAVVSQSPLLGFDPIAAATADSISLPPGYKAQVLISWGQPLHKGGPAFDPSGQGSAQDQEAQFGDNNDGMSLFPFPGEPDRALMAINNEYTNYRYLYAHGGAPQSAEEVRKALACEGVSVIEVQRKGGQWQFVQGSPYNRRIHGNAPITVSGPAAGHDLLKTAADPSGTHVLGTFQNCANGKTPWGTYLTCEENFTDCFGSSNNAQAYDAAQKRYGVTVASKDVNWHPHDPRFDMAKNPNELNRHGWVVEIDPFDPKSTPIKRTALGRFKHENAALAQTADGRAVVYMGDDERGEFIYKFISRDAIASGKRDLLDHGTLYVARFDAGDNNPDRPKGRGEWVELTHGKHGLDASNGFASQAEVLIHARLAASHLKATRMDRPEWIVVSPKDGQVYCTLTNNIKRGEEGQPAGGPNPRDKNVYGQILRWRESAGDHGAMTFSWDLFVVAGNPLAHPGNTKAGSANITAQNMFNSPDGLGFDDAGRLWILTDGDVSNTGDFAGMGNNQMLCADPHSGEIRRFMVGPVGCEVTGISFAPDHKTLFVGIQHPGENGGSTFPEHLPGGKPRSSVMAISREDGGVIGT